A window from Neobacillus sp. PS3-40 encodes these proteins:
- the ptsG gene encoding glucose-specific PTS transporter subunit IIBC, translating to MFKNAFGVLQKVGKALMLPVAILPAAGILLAVGNALQNPTLLNLAPFLDNHGVAIVAKIMEQAGSVIFGNLALLFAVGVAIGLAGGEGVAGLAAIVGFLIMNATMGTALGITPDSLAKHPQSYASVLGIPTLQTGVFGGIIIGILAATMYNRFFRMELPSYLGFFAGKRFVPIVTAAVSVVLGLIMIIIWPPIQAGLNSFSTNMVDANLTLSAFIFGVIERSLIPFGLHHIFYAPFWFEFGSYTNKAGVLVHGDQHIFMEQIKDGVKHLTAGTFTTGKYPFMMFGLPAAALAIYHEARPEKKAFVGGLMLSAGLTSFLTGITEPIEFSFLFVAPVLFGIHAIFAGLSFMTMHLLNVKIGMTFSGGLIDYILFGLINPQTHAWLVIPVGIVFALIYYFGFRFAIRKFNLKTPGRELEEEDDDSTPTRNVQGGDLAANILDAMGGNENIAHLDACITRLRVSVNDIKHVDKNRLKKLGAAGVLEVGNNIQAIFGPRSETIKGQMKDIMEGRAPKFVEKAPEKGVEQQIEEINPEALQTKRTGNDVFVSPLKGEIKAITEVPDQVFAGKMMGDGFAIVPSEGMVVSPVDGKIVNLFPTKHAIGILSDNGREILIHVGIDTVNLKGQGFETLVSENDRIEKGQPLLKVDLDYIKEHATSTITPIVFTNLAEGERIVIEKSGQVTLKQEGIIKITK from the coding sequence ATGTTTAAAAATGCTTTCGGCGTCTTGCAAAAAGTCGGTAAAGCTCTAATGCTTCCAGTTGCTATCTTGCCTGCTGCAGGTATCTTGTTAGCAGTTGGTAATGCCCTTCAAAATCCGACATTATTAAATTTAGCGCCGTTCTTAGATAACCATGGAGTTGCAATAGTTGCAAAGATCATGGAACAAGCAGGTAGTGTAATCTTTGGTAACCTTGCCTTACTATTTGCAGTTGGGGTAGCCATCGGTTTAGCTGGAGGAGAAGGCGTTGCAGGACTTGCTGCGATTGTTGGATTCTTGATTATGAATGCGACAATGGGAACAGCTCTTGGAATTACTCCTGATAGTTTAGCGAAGCATCCTCAAAGCTATGCATCAGTTTTAGGAATTCCAACACTACAAACTGGTGTTTTCGGCGGTATTATCATAGGTATCTTAGCGGCAACCATGTATAATCGGTTCTTCAGAATGGAATTGCCTTCATACCTAGGATTCTTTGCTGGTAAACGTTTTGTGCCTATCGTTACAGCAGCAGTTTCTGTTGTTTTAGGATTAATTATGATTATCATTTGGCCTCCGATTCAGGCAGGATTAAATTCATTCTCAACAAATATGGTTGATGCTAACTTAACATTGTCAGCATTTATCTTTGGGGTAATTGAACGGTCCCTAATTCCGTTTGGCTTACATCATATCTTCTATGCTCCTTTCTGGTTTGAGTTTGGAAGCTACACGAATAAAGCTGGAGTCCTTGTTCATGGTGACCAACACATCTTCATGGAGCAAATTAAAGATGGTGTAAAACATCTAACTGCAGGAACATTCACAACTGGTAAATATCCATTTATGATGTTTGGTCTTCCTGCTGCAGCTTTAGCTATTTATCATGAAGCAAGACCTGAAAAGAAGGCGTTTGTTGGTGGTTTGATGCTATCTGCAGGTTTAACATCCTTCTTAACTGGTATTACAGAACCTATTGAATTCTCTTTCCTTTTCGTTGCACCAGTATTGTTCGGTATCCACGCAATTTTTGCTGGACTATCTTTTATGACGATGCATCTTTTAAATGTAAAAATTGGTATGACTTTCTCTGGAGGATTAATTGACTATATCTTATTTGGTTTAATTAACCCACAAACACATGCTTGGTTAGTTATCCCGGTAGGTATTGTGTTTGCTTTAATTTACTACTTCGGTTTCCGTTTTGCGATTCGTAAATTTAATCTTAAAACACCGGGTCGTGAACTAGAAGAAGAGGATGATGATTCCACACCAACGCGTAATGTTCAAGGTGGTGACCTTGCTGCAAACATTTTGGACGCAATGGGTGGTAATGAAAATATTGCTCATTTGGATGCATGTATAACACGTCTTCGTGTTTCAGTTAATGATATCAAACATGTCGATAAAAATAGATTGAAAAAGCTCGGTGCCGCAGGCGTTCTTGAAGTTGGTAACAACATCCAAGCAATCTTTGGTCCTCGCTCTGAAACCATCAAGGGACAAATGAAAGATATAATGGAAGGAAGAGCACCTAAATTTGTTGAAAAAGCACCAGAAAAAGGTGTTGAACAACAAATAGAAGAGATCAATCCCGAAGCACTTCAAACAAAGCGTACAGGCAATGATGTTTTTGTTTCACCACTTAAAGGGGAAATAAAAGCTATTACCGAAGTACCAGACCAAGTTTTTGCAGGAAAAATGATGGGTGACGGTTTTGCGATTGTTCCTTCAGAAGGAATGGTTGTCTCCCCAGTGGACGGTAAAATTGTAAATCTGTTCCCAACGAAACATGCAATCGGGATCTTGTCTGATAATGGTCGTGAAATCCTTATCCACGTAGGAATCGATACGGTTAACTTGAAAGGACAAGGATTTGAGACATTAGTTTCTGAAAACGACCGTATTGAAAAAGGCCAACCCTTATTAAAAGTTGATCTAGACTATATTAAAGAACATGCTACTTCAACGATCACTCCAATTGTCTTCACGAACTTAGCAGAAGGCGAGCGGATTGTCATTGAAAAATCAGGACAAGTTACTCTAAAGCAAGAAGGAATTATTAAGATTACAAAATAA
- a CDS encoding serine hydrolase domain-containing protein, translated as MSFKKSFIGILIFLLIVTLSIISLGSTAHSDLKGNLQQKLAKFSDKKAKDIQLNGVVLVAKDGKVIFEKGYGFANRNAKIPNQLETEFRIASLTKSFTATSILQLEEAGKLKTTDPISKYIPSFQNGDKITIHHLLTHSSGVADHFKIINTTKPITMSTFINLMSKQNLSFDPGSNYRYSNTGYMILAYIIERVSGESYGEYFKNHIFKIAGMNHTYLKKAEAKKMAVGYENMKEDSMEDDESQLAGAGDIISTVGDLLKYNNALHNYEILSPLELGKMETGYIDTTQLDTFEYGYGWKVANNYISFYRPMIEHNGNLPGFKSEVTDFVKDRITVIILSNNNGAWNSGAFSRELASVCLHTRFWFFQKYF; from the coding sequence ATGTCTTTTAAAAAATCATTCATAGGGATTCTTATTTTCTTATTAATAGTCACGTTGTCAATTATAAGCCTTGGTAGCACTGCTCATTCAGACTTGAAGGGGAATCTTCAGCAAAAGCTTGCAAAGTTTTCGGATAAAAAGGCGAAGGATATTCAATTAAATGGAGTTGTACTCGTTGCGAAAGATGGAAAAGTAATTTTTGAAAAGGGGTATGGCTTTGCTAATAGGAACGCAAAGATTCCTAATCAACTAGAAACGGAATTTCGGATTGCGTCACTCACCAAATCATTTACGGCTACATCGATACTTCAACTTGAGGAAGCTGGGAAGTTAAAGACCACAGATCCTATTTCGAAATATATTCCTTCGTTTCAGAACGGAGATAAAATTACTATTCATCATCTATTGACGCATAGTTCAGGTGTTGCTGATCATTTCAAAATTATAAATACTACTAAACCAATTACGATGTCAACTTTTATAAATTTAATGAGTAAACAAAATCTCTCCTTTGATCCCGGTTCGAATTACCGATACTCGAACACAGGCTACATGATTCTTGCTTACATTATAGAAAGAGTTTCGGGGGAAAGTTACGGAGAATATTTCAAGAACCACATTTTTAAAATTGCGGGCATGAACCATACATATTTAAAAAAGGCAGAAGCGAAGAAAATGGCTGTTGGATATGAGAACATGAAAGAAGATAGTATGGAGGATGATGAAAGCCAACTTGCTGGAGCTGGAGATATAATTTCAACTGTAGGAGATTTGTTAAAATATAATAATGCGCTTCATAATTATGAAATTCTTTCGCCTCTAGAGTTAGGAAAAATGGAGACTGGCTACATTGATACTACTCAGTTAGATACATTTGAATATGGTTATGGGTGGAAAGTGGCAAACAATTATATTAGTTTTTATAGACCAATGATTGAGCATAATGGAAATTTACCAGGCTTTAAATCAGAAGTAACGGATTTTGTAAAAGATAGGATTACAGTTATTATACTATCTAACAATAATGGAGCTTGGAATTCAGGGGCATTTTCTCGTGAATTGGCTTCTGTATGCCTACACACTCGGTTTTGGTTTTTCCAGAAATACTTCTAA